The Amphiura filiformis chromosome 12, Afil_fr2py, whole genome shotgun sequence genome includes a region encoding these proteins:
- the LOC140165703 gene encoding LOW QUALITY PROTEIN: galactosylceramide sulfotransferase-like (The sequence of the model RefSeq protein was modified relative to this genomic sequence to represent the inferred CDS: substituted 1 base at 1 genomic stop codon) gives MSFTKGRGQTFYWQWHQQRVNNNYHFQQPYIDRNDTIFHYVVRRNTMAMMVKTYILLCIVGLCTTLFVILITYGDNHKPIPPQLHLRNKPINNSSRQLTLFGHDNFPLFKSSTDQEHGKDEEHMEKIPSQRILHENNLLKVEAYAKNQLSQRMLKENHSKEEIIAAKNSRYFQIEDDSKTNPSKHIVVDNIPASNAQKQAIINVNTKPNNPPAPLPPQVQPDMSNDNKNLPDKQEMIKNFQQYQKSIDTVNGKLLEQQKNLDKVNVSVAIANGITDKEPAVIQSKLEADKPVPPVTVGETKLHIADVGSKKRCTVPQNDIALLKTHKCSSSTLQNILYRWGDARNLSFVLPKGGMPYLGNPNLFDIKYAIQANDGVYNILANHARFSETGLAKTMPTDTVYITILRNPATQYESLYNYYKHVSRYGVSLSQFLTNPTGYFFLKSLQTLTSXGRNSMLFDLGLDARYMKGTDLKVSKWIQMLDNKFSLVLIAEYFAESLILLKDLLCWTMDDIVFLNQNARSKSSVTKLTTSMQQIILNWNSADTQLYTYFNQTLWRKIEAYGLDKMKREVAVLKAKNDALSKDCIASTLKSGDPRMWYPPGVKMESFKVNPAAKNKELCARVTHPELTYMKMLADKQRKRNEQTV, from the exons AGGAATACCATGGCGATGATGGTGAAGACCTACATCCTCCTGTGTATCGTCGGCCTGTGTACCACCTTATTTGTTATTCTCATCACGTATGGAGACAACCATAAACCAATACCACCACAACTACACTTGAGGAATAAACCCATCAACAA ttCATCTCGGCAGCTGACATTATTTGGTCATGACAATTTCCCACTGTTCAAATCCAGCACTGATCAAGAGCATGGCAAAGATGAAGAGCATATGGAAAAAATACCATCACAAAGAATATTACATGAGAACAACCTACTAAAGGTTGAAGCTTATGCTAAGAATCAATTATCACAAAGAATGCTGAAAGAAAATCACTCTAAGGAGGAAATCATAGCTGCCAAGAATTCTAGATACTTTCAAATAGAGGATGATTCAAAGACTAATCCCTCCAAGCACATTGTGGTGGACAATATACCAGCAAGTAATGCACAGAAGCAAGCAATTATAAATGTAAATACAAAACCAAACAACCCACCAGCACCACTACCACCTCAAGTGCAACCAGATATGAGTAATGATAATAAGAACCTTCCTGATAAGCAAGAAATGATCAAGAATTTTCAACAATATCAGAAGAGTATTGACACAGTGAATGGCAAGCTTCTTGAACAGCAGAAGAATCTTGATAAGGTGAATGTGTCTGTGGCGATAGCCAATGGTATTACTGACAAGGAACCAGCTGTTATTCAGAGCAAACTTGAAGCAGACAAACCTGTGCCACCTGTAACTGTCGGAGAAACCAAATTACACATAGCTGACGTGGGCAGTAAAAAAAGATGTACAGTACCACAGAATGACATCGCCTTATTAAAAACCCACAAGTGTAGCAGCTCAACTCTGCAGAATATCCTATACAGATGGGGAGATGCTAGAAATCTGTCTTTTGTGTTACCTAAGGGAGGCATGCCTTATCTAGGTAACCCCAATCTGTTTGATATCAAGTACGCCATTCAAGCCAATGATGGTGTGTACAATATCTTGGCCAACCATGCAAGGTTCAGTGAAACAG GTTTGGCCAAAACAATGCCTACCGACACCGTGTACATCACCATTTTACGCAACCCCGCCACTCAGTATGAGAGTCTCTACAATTACTACAAACATGTGAGCAGATACGGCGTAAGCTTAAGTCAGTTTCTTACTAATCCTAcagggtatttttttttaaagagcctCCAAACACTCACATCGTGAGGCCGTAATAGCATGTTGTTTGATTTAGGTCTGGATGCCCGATACATGAAGGGTACGGATCTCAAAGTGAGCAAATGGATTCAGATGTTAGACAACAAATTCAGTTTAGTACTAATTGCAGAGTACTTTGCTGAGTCATTGATATTACTCAAAGACCTTCTATGTTGGACTATGGATGATATTGTATTCCTAAACCAGAATGCTCGCAGTAAGAGCTCAGTCACAAAACTCACTACCTCTATGCAGCAGATTATATTGAATTGGAATAGTGCCGATACACAACTGTATACATATTTTAATCAGACGTTATGGAGAAAAATTGAAGCGTACGGTTTAGATAAAATGAAACGAGAGGTAGCTGTGTTAAAGGCAAAGAACGATGCATTGAGTAAGGATTGCATAGCGAGTACCTTGAAATCTGGCGATCCAAGAATGTGGTATCCGCCCGGCGTTAAGATGGAAAGTTTTAAGGTCAACCCAGCAGCTAAAAATAAAGAGCTGTGTGCTCGTGTAACTCATCCAGAATTAACTTATATGAAAATGTTGGCTGATAAACAACGCAAGAGAAATGAACAGACTGTGTAG